One window of Caldisericum exile AZM16c01 genomic DNA carries:
- a CDS encoding regulatory protein RecX, with protein sequence MKNSLQRKKKPSSILNYALNLLSRKDYSEYELRGKLSTYFDSGIEEVIFKLKERGLLSDERYALRLIDRYIKKKYGFLKIKVELEKRGLREFNDILSNLYTDDLEKENIKYFLHKKPKEKLYAYLIQKGFRPHIVQEVLAEKNNLGR encoded by the coding sequence ATGAAAAACTCTTTGCAAAGAAAGAAGAAGCCCAGTAGTATTTTAAACTATGCGTTGAATTTACTCTCTCGAAAAGATTATTCTGAGTATGAATTAAGAGGAAAACTAAGTACTTATTTTGATAGTGGTATTGAAGAAGTTATATTTAAATTAAAGGAAAGAGGACTTCTTTCAGATGAACGATATGCTTTGAGGCTAATAGATAGATATATTAAGAAAAAATATGGTTTTTTAAAAATAAAAGTGGAACTTGAAAAGCGCGGGTTGAGGGAATTTAACGATATTTTATCTAATTTATATACGGATGATTTAGAAAAAGAAAATATAAAATACTTTTTACACAAAAAACCAAAAGAAAAACTCTATGCCTATTTAATTCAGAAAGGTTTCAGGCCTCATATCGTTCAGGAAGTCCTCGCCGAAAAAAATAATTTAGGGAGGTGA